A part of Planococcus sp. MB-3u-03 genomic DNA contains:
- a CDS encoding ATP phosphoribosyltransferase regulatory subunit yields the protein MRKQGTQLIERAGYELLQTPTLEYYETIGKISAISDDALFKLLDSQGKTLVLRPDMTSPIARVAASKLLREKMPIRLGYYSNVFRAQKREGGRPAEFEQMGVELIGDDSLYADAEVISLAWDILKELGVGSARTVIGHTRLLELILADFGLDAEQSGKVRELFVAKNGVGVEQLAKELPIPEGKLSSFLKLMQATTVADWKQWINEENEEQRELYRDMERLEQLLGRNGLGDAVTFDISFSSHMTYYTGLVFEFYGAGSGFPLGSGGRYDGLMEQFGLQVGATGFGLRVDRLLESVTPEKAEQPHTLILFDEQNEQ from the coding sequence TTGAGAAAACAAGGCACTCAATTGATCGAGCGGGCAGGGTATGAACTGCTGCAAACGCCGACTTTGGAATACTACGAAACGATTGGGAAGATCTCCGCGATTTCAGATGACGCGTTATTCAAGCTGCTCGACAGCCAAGGTAAGACGCTCGTCTTGCGGCCGGATATGACATCCCCGATCGCACGGGTTGCGGCATCGAAATTATTGCGCGAGAAAATGCCGATCCGACTCGGCTATTATTCCAATGTATTCCGTGCGCAAAAGCGCGAAGGCGGACGCCCTGCAGAATTCGAGCAGATGGGCGTCGAGTTGATTGGCGATGATTCCCTTTATGCGGATGCGGAAGTGATCAGCTTGGCTTGGGACATTCTGAAGGAATTGGGCGTTGGTTCTGCACGCACCGTCATCGGCCACACAAGGCTGCTTGAACTGATATTGGCAGATTTCGGGTTGGATGCGGAACAAAGCGGCAAAGTGCGTGAACTGTTTGTCGCGAAGAACGGTGTAGGGGTCGAACAATTGGCAAAAGAGCTGCCGATCCCTGAAGGTAAACTGTCATCGTTCCTGAAATTGATGCAGGCAACAACAGTAGCTGATTGGAAACAGTGGATCAACGAAGAAAACGAAGAACAACGCGAGCTTTACCGCGACATGGAGCGCCTTGAACAATTGCTTGGACGCAATGGACTCGGGGATGCAGTCACTTTCGATATTTCCTTCAGCAGCCACATGACCTATTACACTGGATTGGTGTTCGAGTTCTACGGAGCCGGCAGTGGATTTCCACTCGGCAGCGGCGGGCGTTATGACGGCTTGATGGAGCAGTTCGGCTTGCAGGTCGGCGCGACCGGATTCGGGTTGCGTGTCGACCGTTTGCTGGAATCGGTGACACCTGAAAAAGCGGAGCAACCGCACACATTGATCTTATTCGATGAACAAAACGAGCAATAG
- the hisG gene encoding ATP phosphoribosyltransferase, giving the protein MDELTIAMPKGRIFEEAYELLVGAGYDLPKELDDSRKLIVEAPNEKFRFILAKPMDVPTYVEHGVADIGIAGKDVLLEHDRDVHELLDLGISACYIATAGLPDTEMDEVTPRIATKYPAVASHYYRSKGEQVEIIELNGSIELAPLIGLSDRIVDIVSTGRTLKDNGLVEYEKIADITSRLIANPVSYRLKQQRITELVDKLREQVER; this is encoded by the coding sequence ATGGATGAATTGACGATTGCCATGCCAAAGGGCAGAATCTTTGAAGAAGCCTATGAACTATTAGTCGGTGCGGGATATGACCTGCCGAAAGAGCTCGACGACTCGCGCAAGCTGATCGTCGAAGCGCCGAATGAAAAATTCCGCTTTATTCTAGCGAAGCCGATGGATGTGCCAACTTATGTCGAGCACGGTGTAGCGGATATCGGCATTGCCGGAAAAGACGTCTTGCTCGAGCACGATAGAGACGTACACGAATTATTGGACCTCGGCATCAGTGCATGCTATATCGCGACTGCCGGATTGCCGGATACGGAAATGGACGAAGTGACGCCGCGCATTGCGACGAAATATCCAGCGGTGGCTTCTCATTATTACCGCAGCAAAGGCGAACAAGTCGAGATCATCGAATTGAACGGCTCAATCGAATTGGCGCCGCTGATCGGCTTGTCCGACCGCATCGTGGACATCGTATCGACCGGCCGCACGTTGAAAGACAACGGCCTGGTGGAATACGAAAAGATCGCGGACATCACATCGCGCCTCATCGCGAATCCGGTGAGCTATCGCTTGAAGCAGCAGCGCATTACGGAGCTGGTCGATAAACTGCGGGAGCAGGTGGAACGATGA
- the hisD gene encoding histidinol dehydrogenase, whose translation MNIQRLTDELSIRRQLADGTEQQLQAVKEIIQAVRSEGDAALYRFSKKWDKAELTALKVTQEEIQQAAKRFDPQLLADLTEAADNIRGYHEGQQQQGYRQDRADGSYVAQRVTAIESAGLYVPGGTAAYPSSVLMNVIPAQVAGVGRIVVVSPPDSEGNLSDGVLVAAHILGIKELYKTGGAQAIAALAYGTESIQPVDKITGPGNIFVALAKREVNGDVAIDMIAGPSEIAIIADDSAYADEVAADLLSQAEHDPLASAVLLTQSRAFAEQVAAQVVSQLATLPREAIAAASIRDHGAIYVADSRAELINAANQLAPEHLEIMTEDAEAVAEEIDHAGAIFIGRYSSEPIGDYFAGTNHVLPTNSTARFSSALSVYDFVKRTSIVHYSEQAWRENQEKIARLARLEGLEAHARAVESRAWKKESQS comes from the coding sequence ATGAACATCCAGCGCCTGACAGACGAGTTGTCGATTCGGCGCCAGTTAGCCGATGGCACAGAACAGCAATTGCAAGCGGTAAAAGAAATCATTCAAGCGGTGCGGAGCGAAGGCGATGCAGCCTTGTACCGCTTTTCGAAAAAATGGGACAAAGCGGAGTTGACCGCATTAAAGGTCACGCAAGAAGAAATCCAGCAAGCAGCTAAGCGTTTCGATCCCCAACTGCTTGCCGACCTGACAGAAGCGGCGGACAATATCCGCGGCTATCATGAAGGCCAACAGCAACAAGGCTACCGCCAAGACCGGGCGGACGGGTCGTATGTCGCACAGCGCGTCACAGCGATCGAATCTGCTGGATTGTATGTTCCGGGCGGCACGGCGGCCTATCCATCCTCCGTCTTGATGAATGTCATTCCGGCACAAGTAGCGGGAGTCGGGCGCATCGTCGTTGTATCCCCGCCTGATAGCGAAGGGAATTTGTCGGACGGCGTGCTTGTTGCGGCACATATCCTTGGCATTAAAGAACTATATAAAACTGGCGGGGCACAAGCAATCGCGGCACTCGCTTACGGGACGGAATCGATCCAGCCGGTCGATAAGATCACGGGGCCCGGCAATATTTTCGTAGCGCTCGCAAAACGCGAAGTGAACGGCGACGTCGCGATCGACATGATCGCAGGGCCAAGCGAAATCGCCATCATCGCCGATGACAGCGCATATGCGGATGAAGTGGCGGCGGATTTATTGTCCCAAGCAGAGCACGATCCGCTGGCAAGTGCGGTATTATTGACACAGAGCCGTGCGTTTGCCGAACAAGTCGCAGCGCAAGTGGTAAGCCAATTGGCAACTTTGCCGCGCGAAGCGATTGCTGCGGCGTCGATCCGTGACCACGGCGCTATTTATGTGGCGGACAGCCGCGCTGAATTGATTAACGCAGCCAACCAATTGGCGCCAGAGCATTTGGAGATCATGACGGAAGATGCGGAAGCAGTAGCGGAAGAAATCGATCACGCCGGTGCGATTTTCATCGGCCGTTATTCATCGGAGCCGATCGGCGATTATTTCGCCGGCACGAACCATGTTTTGCCGACCAATAGCACGGCGCGCTTTTCAAGTGCCTTGTCCGTCTATGATTTTGTTAAACGGACGAGCATCGTCCATTACAGCGAGCAGGCATGGCGTGAAAACCAAGAGAAAATTGCAAGGCTCGCAAGGCTAGAAGGCCTCGAAGCACACGCACGTGCAGTCGAATCGCGCGCTTGGAAAAAGGAGAGTCAATCATGA
- the hisB gene encoding imidazoleglycerol-phosphate dehydratase HisB gives MRKSDITRKTNETEIAVSFSLDGKGQADINTGVPFMDHMLDLFIKHGQFDGRIHANGDTHIDDHHTTEDIGIVLGQAVLEALGDKKGLRRYGNAFVPMDDALAQVVIDCSNRPHLEFRGDIPNAKVGAFDSELVHEFLWKFALESRMNVHVIVHYGRNTHHIIEAVFKALARALDDATMIDPRVEGVPSTKGLLT, from the coding sequence ATGAGGAAATCGGACATTACGCGAAAAACCAATGAAACGGAAATTGCCGTCAGCTTCTCACTCGATGGAAAAGGGCAGGCGGATATCAATACAGGGGTACCATTTATGGACCATATGCTGGATCTTTTCATCAAGCATGGCCAGTTCGACGGGCGCATCCACGCAAACGGTGATACCCATATCGACGATCATCACACGACAGAAGACATCGGGATCGTCCTTGGCCAGGCAGTGCTTGAAGCATTAGGCGATAAAAAAGGCTTGCGCCGCTACGGCAACGCCTTTGTGCCGATGGATGATGCGCTGGCACAAGTGGTCATCGATTGCTCCAACCGACCTCACCTGGAGTTCCGGGGAGATATCCCAAACGCGAAAGTCGGCGCATTCGATAGTGAACTCGTCCATGAATTTCTTTGGAAGTTTGCATTGGAATCACGCATGAACGTCCACGTCATCGTCCATTATGGCCGCAATACGCATCACATCATCGAAGCGGTTTTCAAGGCGCTTGCCCGCGCGCTGGATGACGCAACGATGATCGACCCGCGCGTAGAAGGCGTCCCTTCGACAAAGGGGCTATTAACATGA
- the hisH gene encoding imidazole glycerol phosphate synthase subunit HisH produces MIVGIVDYGMGNLFSVEQALKKLDCTVITSDDAQVLAEADAILLPGVGAFPDAMKRLDEKGLAEFIRSLPEQKIPLLGICLGMQLLYEDSEEGRAVKGLGLLKGHIRRFPKGAYRIPHMGWNRLSFTQQPYWLEDVLEDTHVYFVHSFLATETARAEVFATAEYGGLEVPGVVGGGLITGMQFHPEKSGEFGHYLLAQWIANVRRDFHE; encoded by the coding sequence ATGATCGTCGGTATTGTCGATTACGGCATGGGCAATTTATTCAGCGTCGAACAGGCATTGAAAAAACTCGATTGCACCGTCATCACCTCAGACGATGCACAAGTCTTGGCAGAAGCGGATGCGATCTTACTTCCGGGCGTCGGCGCATTTCCGGATGCGATGAAGCGCTTGGATGAAAAAGGCTTAGCTGAATTCATCCGTTCGCTGCCGGAGCAGAAGATCCCATTGCTCGGGATTTGCCTCGGTATGCAATTATTATATGAAGACAGTGAAGAAGGCAGGGCGGTTAAAGGGCTTGGTTTATTGAAAGGGCATATCCGGCGCTTTCCAAAAGGCGCTTACCGCATCCCGCATATGGGATGGAACCGCCTGAGTTTCACGCAACAGCCATATTGGCTTGAAGATGTACTGGAAGATACACATGTCTATTTTGTCCACTCGTTTCTCGCGACAGAGACGGCTCGCGCAGAAGTCTTCGCGACTGCCGAATACGGCGGGCTTGAAGTGCCGGGTGTTGTCGGCGGCGGATTGATTACGGGGATGCAATTCCATCCCGAAAAATCGGGCGAGTTCGGGCATTATTTATTGGCGCAGTGGATTGCAAATGTCAGGAGGGATTTCCATGAGTGA
- the hisA gene encoding 1-(5-phosphoribosyl)-5-[(5-phosphoribosylamino)methylideneamino]imidazole-4-carboxamide isomerase: MSEFQIYPAIDLRGGKCVRLFQGDYGQETVYADSPVEMAKSFVEAGAKWIHMVDLDGAKDGSRINDQVVIEAAKLDANIQVGGGIRSREDINHYLSNGVARVIIGSLAVREPELVASFIEEFGAERIVIGIDAKDGMAATEGWIETSHKPASEVAAYFASKGTKHFIYTDISTDGTLAGPNIDANRKLVADDASQVIVSGGIGTLDDVKKVKQAAADSPIAGLIIGKALYENRFTLEEALSC, encoded by the coding sequence ATGAGTGAATTTCAAATATATCCGGCGATCGACTTAAGGGGCGGAAAATGCGTCCGCTTGTTCCAAGGAGATTACGGCCAGGAGACGGTCTATGCAGATTCGCCGGTTGAAATGGCGAAAAGTTTTGTGGAAGCCGGGGCCAAATGGATCCACATGGTCGATTTGGACGGCGCGAAAGATGGCAGCCGAATCAACGATCAAGTGGTCATCGAAGCGGCGAAACTCGATGCCAACATCCAAGTGGGCGGCGGCATCCGCAGCCGTGAAGACATCAACCATTATTTATCGAACGGCGTTGCCCGTGTCATTATCGGCAGCCTGGCTGTGCGGGAGCCGGAACTGGTTGCTTCATTTATCGAGGAATTCGGCGCAGAGCGGATCGTCATCGGCATCGATGCGAAAGACGGCATGGCGGCGACAGAGGGTTGGATCGAAACTTCGCATAAGCCGGCATCTGAAGTGGCCGCTTATTTTGCTTCAAAAGGGACAAAGCATTTCATCTATACCGATATTTCGACGGACGGCACGCTTGCTGGCCCGAATATCGACGCTAACCGGAAGCTCGTCGCCGACGACGCTTCGCAAGTCATCGTATCCGGCGGCATCGGAACGCTCGATGACGTAAAGAAAGTGAAACAAGCGGCTGCCGACAGCCCGATTGCCGGACTCATCATCGGCAAAGCTTTGTATGAAAACCGTTTTACACTCGAGGAGGCGCTATCATGCTGA
- the hisF gene encoding imidazole glycerol phosphate synthase subunit HisF, whose product MLTTRIIPCLDVKEGRVVKGVSFVELRDAGDPVELAKFYDEQGADELVFLDISASHEGKETMVEVVRIVATELSIPFTVGGGIRTLDDMKRMLRAGADKVSLNTAALDRPELIKEGADFFGSQCIVVAIDAKRNGDSWDVYTHGGRNRTEWDAIEWAKKAVALGAGELLLTSMDSDGQKDGFDVALTKAVRDAVEVPVIASGGAGNREHFKEVFEQADADAALAASIFHYKETSVREVKQYLQREGVNVR is encoded by the coding sequence ATGCTGACAACACGCATCATTCCGTGCCTCGACGTTAAAGAAGGGCGCGTCGTCAAAGGCGTGAGTTTTGTGGAGCTTCGGGATGCGGGAGACCCTGTGGAACTCGCCAAATTCTACGACGAACAAGGCGCGGATGAATTGGTCTTCCTCGACATCTCCGCTTCACACGAAGGCAAAGAGACGATGGTCGAAGTAGTGCGCATTGTCGCCACCGAACTATCGATTCCATTTACCGTGGGCGGAGGCATCCGGACGCTTGATGACATGAAACGCATGTTGCGTGCAGGGGCAGATAAGGTATCCTTGAATACAGCAGCGCTGGACCGGCCGGAATTGATCAAAGAAGGCGCGGATTTCTTCGGATCGCAGTGCATTGTCGTCGCTATCGATGCGAAAAGAAATGGCGATAGCTGGGACGTCTACACGCACGGAGGCCGCAACCGGACCGAATGGGATGCGATCGAATGGGCGAAAAAAGCGGTCGCTTTAGGTGCTGGGGAATTGCTTTTGACCAGCATGGACAGCGACGGCCAGAAAGACGGATTTGATGTCGCGCTGACCAAAGCGGTGCGTGATGCCGTGGAGGTGCCTGTCATCGCAAGCGGCGGTGCAGGAAACCGTGAGCATTTCAAGGAAGTATTCGAACAGGCAGATGCTGATGCAGCACTTGCGGCATCGATCTTCCATTATAAAGAAACGAGCGTCAGAGAAGTGAAACAGTATCTGCAGCGAGAAGGAGTGAATGTCCGGTGA
- a CDS encoding phosphoribosyl-AMP cyclohydrolase has protein sequence MTNVKYDENGLVPIILQDATTKQVLTLAYANEEAVKRTIDTKETWLYSRSRKELWNKGATSGNTQRVQSVQIDCDGRFLDL, from the coding sequence GTGACAAATGTGAAATACGATGAAAACGGGTTAGTGCCCATCATATTGCAGGATGCAACTACAAAACAAGTGCTGACTTTGGCTTATGCCAACGAAGAAGCGGTCAAGCGCACGATCGACACGAAAGAAACCTGGCTGTACTCAAGAAGCCGCAAGGAACTATGGAATAAAGGCGCGACCAGCGGCAATACGCAGCGTGTCCAATCCGTGCAGATCGATTGCGACGGGCGATTCCTTGATTTATGA
- the hisE gene encoding phosphoribosyl-ATP diphosphatase: MIYEVIPNGPACHTGETSCFHETLAGERTASASDMITELSALIKQRESDLPEGAYTTYLFEEGSIRSARKSGRSSRSHHCCKNRDARELATESADLLYHLLVLLQEQKVDFKEVTGVLEERHAAKRTSK, from the coding sequence TTGATTTATGAAGTGATTCCGAACGGCCCGGCCTGCCATACTGGGGAGACGAGCTGCTTCCATGAAACCTTAGCAGGGGAACGCACGGCTTCAGCATCAGACATGATTACAGAACTTAGCGCTTTGATCAAACAACGCGAAAGCGATTTGCCAGAAGGCGCTTATACGACTTATCTGTTTGAAGAAGGGTCGATAAGATCTGCAAGAAAGTCGGGAAGAAGCAGCAGAAGTCATCATTGCTGCAAAAACCGTGATGCACGAGAACTGGCAACGGAAAGCGCAGACCTGCTTTACCATCTACTTGTTTTGCTGCAGGAACAGAAAGTTGATTTCAAAGAAGTGACGGGTGTGCTCGAAGAACGCCATGCCGCGAAAAGGACAAGTAAATAA
- a CDS encoding tetratricopeptide repeat protein — MEIIDFAEQEDWQLFDDEGEAHNSEYYYLQEKARRLMEQGKFPEAIELLEEVIEEKPDFWGAYNNLALAYFYIGETEMAKSLLHEVLRRNTGNLHALCNLAVFHYYEKNDELDDILGLLKKIQPYVFEHRYKLGATFALVGKYKEAYRWLKSLQKRGFDGDPAFYFWLSHAAYHSGHEETAKYAWEQLKRMDPAKEGYEPWGEQAVMPHVDALEHDRDFLIHKLDHPHLSERIYGLFLLGKSSHKQEIISHPNWLKSEQPSVLETYMLGYALGHPFRESVKEEKAFLRAMETAERLYYQKGMVDRENDAIFQLWFMLAERAFDGDYAFRNPTALAAAVSYMVESAEKRETTKKAVAVKFGTSAATMSKYVDELSGFLPNFKD, encoded by the coding sequence ATGGAAATCATCGATTTTGCCGAGCAGGAAGACTGGCAGCTGTTCGATGACGAAGGCGAAGCCCATAATAGCGAGTATTATTATTTGCAGGAAAAGGCGCGCCGGTTGATGGAACAGGGCAAGTTTCCAGAAGCGATTGAGTTATTGGAAGAAGTCATCGAGGAAAAGCCGGATTTCTGGGGGGCTTATAATAACCTGGCGCTGGCGTATTTTTATATCGGGGAAACGGAAATGGCGAAATCGCTGCTTCATGAAGTGCTCCGCAGAAACACCGGCAACTTGCACGCCTTATGCAATTTAGCGGTGTTCCATTATTATGAGAAAAATGATGAGTTGGACGATATCCTTGGCTTGCTGAAAAAGATCCAGCCATATGTCTTTGAGCATCGCTATAAATTGGGCGCGACCTTCGCCTTGGTCGGAAAATACAAGGAAGCGTATCGTTGGTTGAAAAGCTTGCAAAAACGTGGGTTTGACGGAGACCCCGCGTTTTATTTCTGGTTGTCTCATGCAGCGTACCATTCGGGCCATGAAGAAACCGCAAAGTATGCGTGGGAGCAATTGAAGCGGATGGACCCGGCAAAAGAAGGGTACGAGCCGTGGGGAGAGCAGGCTGTAATGCCGCATGTCGATGCGCTTGAACATGACCGCGATTTTCTCATCCACAAACTTGACCATCCTCATTTAAGCGAACGGATTTACGGTTTGTTCTTGCTTGGAAAATCTTCCCACAAGCAAGAAATCATTTCGCATCCGAATTGGCTGAAATCCGAGCAGCCTTCCGTTTTGGAAACCTATATGCTCGGTTATGCGCTTGGCCATCCATTCCGCGAATCGGTCAAGGAAGAAAAAGCCTTTTTGCGTGCGATGGAAACAGCAGAGCGTCTGTATTACCAGAAAGGGATGGTTGACCGCGAAAATGACGCCATCTTCCAATTATGGTTCATGCTGGCGGAACGGGCTTTCGATGGCGATTATGCGTTCCGCAATCCAACAGCACTTGCCGCTGCCGTCAGCTATATGGTTGAATCAGCGGAAAAACGGGAAACGACAAAAAAAGCAGTCGCCGTGAAATTCGGTACTTCTGCCGCTACGATGTCCAAATATGTCGATGAATTGAGCGGGTTTTTGCCGAATTTCAAGGACTAG
- the trxB gene encoding thioredoxin-disulfide reductase — protein sequence MTETTNIYDVLIIGAGPAGMTAAVYTSRANLSTLMLERGIPGGQMANTEEIENYPGFDHILGPDLSTKMFEHAKKFGAEYAYGDVTEIIDGDEFKTVKAGSKEYKARAIILTTGAEYKKMGIPGENELGGRGVSYCAVCDGAFFKGKELVVVGGGDSAVEEGVYLTRFADKVTIVHRRDELRAQKILQDRAFANDKIDFIWSHTVKEIHDKDGKVGSVTLVSTKDDSEREFEADGVFIYIGMLPLTKPFESLGILNDLGYIETNEEMQTSVPGIFAAGDVRDKTLRQVVTATGDGSIAAQSVQHYVEELAEKIASKAQA from the coding sequence ATGACAGAAACGACTAATATTTATGATGTGTTAATTATCGGTGCAGGGCCGGCGGGCATGACAGCGGCGGTCTATACGTCCCGAGCGAATCTTTCGACGCTCATGCTTGAGCGCGGGATCCCTGGCGGACAGATGGCCAACACCGAAGAAATTGAAAACTACCCAGGATTCGACCATATTCTCGGTCCTGACCTATCCACCAAAATGTTTGAACATGCGAAAAAATTCGGAGCCGAGTATGCTTATGGCGACGTGACTGAAATCATCGACGGCGATGAATTCAAAACCGTCAAAGCCGGTTCGAAAGAATACAAAGCCCGCGCCATCATTTTGACGACTGGAGCCGAGTATAAGAAAATGGGCATTCCAGGCGAAAACGAACTTGGCGGCCGCGGCGTCAGCTATTGCGCAGTGTGCGATGGCGCATTCTTTAAAGGCAAAGAACTGGTCGTTGTCGGCGGCGGGGACTCTGCAGTTGAAGAAGGAGTCTATTTGACACGTTTCGCGGATAAAGTGACGATCGTCCACCGCAGAGATGAATTGCGCGCACAGAAAATCCTTCAAGACCGCGCATTTGCCAACGACAAGATCGACTTTATCTGGAGCCATACCGTAAAAGAGATTCACGATAAAGACGGCAAGGTCGGAAGCGTTACCTTGGTATCGACTAAAGACGATTCCGAACGGGAATTCGAAGCGGACGGCGTGTTCATTTACATCGGCATGCTGCCGTTGACAAAACCATTTGAATCGCTGGGCATCTTGAATGACCTGGGCTATATCGAAACGAATGAAGAAATGCAAACCTCTGTGCCGGGAATCTTCGCGGCAGGCGATGTACGGGATAAAACTTTGCGCCAAGTCGTGACTGCGACTGGCGACGGCAGCATCGCCGCGCAAAGCGTCCAGCATTATGTAGAAGAGCTTGCAGAAAAGATCGCTTCAAAAGCGCAAGCTTAA
- a CDS encoding NUDIX domain-containing protein, producing MQRIANLLLIENGKVLLMKKPRRDWYVAPGGKMESGESIYEAAIREFREETDAEPFGVHLKGVYTMMIQESGQTVDEWMLFTFRATQLRGTPFEETREGILEWHPVESLHTLPMAEGDRTNLLFAAYQEGVQYGTFYYTPEFELLEENIQSSTEEVNRQHG from the coding sequence GTGCAGCGAATCGCGAATTTATTGCTAATAGAGAATGGCAAAGTATTATTGATGAAAAAGCCGCGCAGGGATTGGTACGTAGCTCCTGGCGGCAAAATGGAAAGCGGCGAATCGATTTATGAAGCGGCCATCCGTGAGTTCAGGGAAGAAACGGATGCAGAGCCGTTTGGCGTTCACTTGAAAGGCGTTTACACCATGATGATCCAGGAAAGCGGCCAGACAGTGGATGAATGGATGCTGTTTACGTTCCGGGCGACACAGCTTCGCGGGACGCCATTCGAAGAAACGCGTGAAGGGATTCTCGAATGGCATCCAGTAGAAAGCCTGCATACCCTGCCGATGGCGGAAGGGGACCGGACAAACCTATTGTTTGCGGCTTATCAGGAAGGGGTCCAATACGGAACCTTCTATTATACGCCAGAGTTCGAACTGCTAGAAGAGAACATCCAATCATCGACTGAAGAGGTGAACCGCCAGCATGGATAA
- the rapZ gene encoding RNase adapter RapZ: protein MDKHIEETELIIITGMSGAGKTVAIQSFEDLGFFTIDNLPPALLPTFIKLMRDSGKSMKRVAAVMDLRGGDFFASLVDAIDDLSKEPEVAITILFLDAENQTLVSRYKETRRSHPLSPGGLVLGGIKKERDMLKDLQGRAHYMYNTSEMSPRQLKEKITSDFASKTSNVFTVNLMSFGFKHGMPIDADLVFDVRFLPNPYYIEELNPQSGLDQPVSDYVLKWQETQTLVSKLEDLFDFMIPQYKQEGKAQLVIAFGCTGGQHRSVTLAEYFGKYLSKNNKVSITHRDVKIRKG from the coding sequence ATGGATAAGCATATCGAAGAAACCGAATTGATCATTATCACCGGCATGTCCGGTGCAGGAAAGACAGTGGCGATCCAAAGTTTTGAAGACCTCGGTTTTTTCACGATCGATAATCTTCCCCCGGCGCTTCTCCCGACATTCATCAAATTGATGCGGGATTCGGGCAAATCGATGAAGCGCGTCGCAGCGGTCATGGACCTTCGCGGCGGCGATTTTTTCGCCAGCCTCGTCGATGCAATCGATGATCTATCGAAAGAACCGGAAGTGGCGATCACCATCCTGTTTCTCGATGCGGAAAACCAGACGCTCGTCAGCCGCTATAAGGAAACACGGCGTTCCCATCCACTGTCGCCAGGCGGGCTTGTGCTCGGCGGCATCAAAAAAGAACGGGATATGCTGAAAGACTTGCAAGGACGGGCCCATTATATGTATAACACTTCAGAAATGAGCCCGCGCCAGCTGAAAGAGAAAATCACGTCGGATTTCGCTTCCAAAACGAGCAATGTCTTTACGGTCAATTTGATGTCTTTCGGCTTTAAACATGGCATGCCGATTGACGCTGACTTGGTTTTCGATGTACGCTTCCTGCCGAACCCTTATTATATAGAAGAATTGAATCCGCAATCGGGCTTGGATCAGCCGGTTTCCGATTATGTTTTGAAGTGGCAGGAAACACAGACGCTGGTGAGTAAGCTGGAGGATTTATTCGATTTCATGATTCCCCAGTACAAGCAAGAAGGCAAAGCGCAATTGGTCATCGCTTTTGGCTGCACAGGCGGCCAGCATCGATCCGTGACGCTTGCAGAGTATTTCGGGAAATACCTATCGAAAAACAACAAAGTCAGCATTACGCATAGAGATGTGAAAATCAGAAAGGGCTGA